Genomic window (Spirosoma sp. KCTC 42546):
GTTTGTGGGCGCAGTCGGTTACGGGCATCGTGGTGGATGCCAAAACTGGGCGGCCTCTGCCGGGCAGTTCGGTGCGGGTGGGCAGACAAGGCACGATTACCAATGAAGACGGCAAGTTTTCGTTAAAACTATCAGGTTCATCAGTTGCCAAAACGTCAATTACGGTCTCAAACCTGGGCTACGCCAGCAAAGTCGTTCCCTACATGGGGCCCTCGATGCTCACTATTGCCTTAAACGAGAGCGAAACAGCGTTGAATGAAGTCGTTGTACACAGCAGCGCAAGGGGTATTGTGTTGAATGCCATTGATAGGATACCCGCCAACTACCCGACTAAGTCGTTCATGATGCAGGGAATGCTACGCGAGTACAACCGGGTCAGCAAAACCGATTATCTCTACCTCCTCGAAGCCCAGCTCAACGCCCATATTAAGCCGTACACCAGTAATGACGAGCCGAAAGTGGAAGTTCTGCAAAAAAGCAAGCAGGTATTCCGTAACCTCGACTCAACGCTGTTTATACGCTGGGGAAACACCGCTTATGTCATGGACATCGGCGACTTTGTACATAACAAACCCGCCTTTCTCGACAAAAAGAAAATGGACAATTACGCCTACGAACTGCTCGATGTGACCAGTCTCGACGGACAAACAGTTTATGTGATTGGCTTTAGTCCAAAAGCCGACAAAGCGAAGCGGAGAGGCAAGCTGTTTATTGACGCACAATCGATGGCATTTGTGGGAGGTGAGTACAGTGCCATAGTAAAACCGGATAAAACCGGAACCGAAGCCGTGAACGATACGGGCGATCGATTTACCAAAACGTACTACCAGCCTTACGGTGGGAAATGGTACCTACGCAATACTACTATTTCGAGAACGTCGAATAAAATGTCCCGGCATTCCGAAATTATGGTTGAATTTTTCAGCACCGAGATTGACACAACAACGGTGCACTCTATTGGCTACGCCCGGAACATGCAACAAATGGACATTTTGCTCACCAAGCCCGTTGCCTACGATAGTCTGTTTTGGGCGCAACAACCCGGCACGGCACGTAATGATGACCTGGAAGCCTTTCTTCT
Coding sequences:
- a CDS encoding carboxypeptidase-like regulatory domain-containing protein; amino-acid sequence: MKPVLLTCCLVLSFIGLWAQSVTGIVVDAKTGRPLPGSSVRVGRQGTITNEDGKFSLKLSGSSVAKTSITVSNLGYASKVVPYMGPSMLTIALNESETALNEVVVHSSARGIVLNAIDRIPANYPTKSFMMQGMLREYNRVSKTDYLYLLEAQLNAHIKPYTSNDEPKVEVLQKSKQVFRNLDSTLFIRWGNTAYVMDIGDFVHNKPAFLDKKKMDNYAYELLDVTSLDGQTVYVIGFSPKADKAKRRGKLFIDAQSMAFVGGEYSAIVKPDKTGTEAVNDTGDRFTKTYYQPYGGKWYLRNTTISRTSNKMSRHSEIMVEFFSTEIDTTTVHSIGYARNMQQMDILLTKPVAYDSLFWAQQPGTARNDDLEAFLLHRDTSAVVASATDALQKTTVPTAKLPAPLVKVLTYIVQHVHGGYGLSTLPGLVNGGTVSIAWDNSAQFSIDQQRSVSTLHSYGIYLSQRLDLPYRFSIYNQNSTNFGLGGISNRANLLGLSHTIVINRPHRPIRFLPFIGVETVRLMRSFDDIAANPNYLGSIRLKGDAVEPILEKRYSNLAYSLQTSIELKRHRKLTVGLTYRVPLHESDRLYLKETGGFPLFRRKREINNQGDQRVLINSSLSIITYQIGLSF